In Sesamum indicum cultivar Zhongzhi No. 13 unplaced genomic scaffold, S_indicum_v1.0 C00839, whole genome shotgun sequence, the genomic stretch TTATCATTCTTGCCCACCCAAGAAATAGATTATGAGAATTGATCCTGGCTTATGCTGGATCTATGTGGATTTTGaagttttctctttctttttactCCAACTTCTAATTATTATGCCGTATGCACGTAAAGTTATAACTTCTCTCACACTTGGATATTTTGGGGTTTCCTATATTTGTGCATATGGATGACAGGCGCTTCTGGTAGTTTGTGAATGGGAACTGGCTGAAGCCAGGAAAAAGGATGCATTAGAACGTGCCAGGGTGCGTGGAGAACAATTACCTCAAGAGATGATTGGTGAAGAAAGAGGTTTGCATGTTAGCATTGAAGCAGATGTTAAGAGTCTCCTACAAGGTAAAACCTTCGGTGAATTAGAAGCCCTGCAATCCCAGATTGAATCACAAATGCAATCTGGGACTGCAAAGGTGGTTGAATATTGGGAAGCTGTTCTTAAACGTCTCCATATATACAAAGCAAAGGTAATTTTGCGTCTTGGGTTTCTGGTATTTGCAACATTGAGTAAGCTCTGACATTTAACTTATGGAACTGTAGGCTTGTTTGAAGGAAATCCATGTCAAGATGCTGCGCAAGCATTTGGAACGCCTAGAGAGACCATCTGAGggtgaaaaaaacaaagaacgGACTCCAGGACTTGATGAGCAGGATTCTGATCAAGACGCCGAGGGTATGGGTAAATTGAAATCGTTTGCATTTGCCTTTCTAGATTTATAGACATCAAAGGTCAACTAATAGTCCTTGAGTGTATAGGTCCCATTCTATCTCCGATACCTGTAATGGATGCAGACGTTCACCCCGAAGAAGAACCAGCTGGATCATATTCACCACAACTGTTGCAtggtgatgaaaatgaagatgcAATTGACCCTGAGGAGGACAAGGCTATTTTGGTAATTTGTCTCTTAGAGCCTTAATATTCGTGCATATCAGTGTCTGGAAAATAATGCTTTCTTCCGGAATTGCCTCCTAGAGAACATAATTTCCTCCTAAAGGGAGATAAGATAGTAAGAGGGcgcaactctctctctctctctctctatctatcTATTCTCCATAAGTGTAAGCACAAAAAATGGTCTTGCTTGCACTCCATTATCAAGGATCTTTCATTCTTTGTTTTCCTCCCATCATGCGTACTCATCATGAATTTGTCATCAGTTTTTCATTAGTAATTACCATGAATTATTTAGGTCCATCTAATTCCTAGTTCAAGTAGGTTATTCCTAGTTAACAATGTTGGTGACTTTCTGTAACTTTATCAACTGTGGTTATTTATCAAGTTCTCACTTCTCATAGGCCGTGAAAATCAAACTTCATGTTTTCTTTCCGGTTTAATGGTTTGGAATCAGTTTTTCATTAGTAATTACCATGAAttgattagttaaaaaaaattcttagcTTGAGTTGGTATTCCTCAAACCTAGAGTTTCctagttgtttttcttgttgaaTGAGGTGTCAAGATGTCTACAAAT encodes the following:
- the LOC105155240 gene encoding cactin, which encodes ALLVVCEWELAEARKKDALERARVRGEQLPQEMIGEERGLHVSIEADVKSLLQGKTFGELEALQSQIESQMQSGTAKVVEYWEAVLKRLHIYKAKACLKEIHVKMLRKHLERLERPSEGEKNKERTPGLDEQDSDQDAEGPILSPIPVMDADVHPEEEPAGSYSPQLLHGDENEDAIDPEEDKAILDKRRNAVLEERRIQELASRPTPPEDHFEKNAMKAMGAMEEGDVVFGTNDEINLDSQVYWWHDKYRPRKPKYFNRVHTGYEWNKYNQTHYDHDNPPPKIVQGYKFNIFYPDLVDKSKAPTYTIEKDGDSTETCIIRFHAGPPYEDIAFRIVNKEWEYSHKKGFKCTFERGILHVYFNFKRYRYRR